CTCTTACAACTGGCAATATGTTTAAAAATTTAATAAAATTCACAGGAAGACCTATAGGAGAAATTTCGAAGATTATGTCAGAAAATCCTGCAAGTCTGCTTGGCTTTTCAAAAGAAAAAGGTACTATTGAGGTTGGCAAAGATGCTGACTTGGTTGTATTAAACCATAATTATGATGTAACTAATACCTTTGTTATGGGAAGAAAAATATATTAAAAGTGGAGGGGATCGCAATGCATGATTACTTTAAAAAAACATCCATAGAACTAGGCATAGGTGCAAAGATTAATGTGCTAAAGCTTGGTGATTCCGGCGAGGTATTTTATGAAATGGCGTTGGAAATGGTTAATGCTATTGTGGAAAATAATGCTTTAGATAAAAATACAGTATTTATCTGTCCTGTGGGACCAGTAGGCCAGTATCCCATCTTTGTAAGACTAGTAAATTTTCATGACATCAGTTTAAAAAATGTTTGGTTTATAAATATGGACGAGTACTTGGATGAGGAAAAACAATGGATAAGTATTAAACATAAATTAAGCTTCAGAGGGTTTATGAATCGTGAAGTTTACAGCAAAATAAAACCAGAACTTCTTATGGCAGAAGAACAGAGAATTTTTCCAGACCCAAACAATTTAAAGAATATCTCAGATACTATTAATAAACTTGGTGGTGTAGATATCTGTTTCGGTGGGATTGGTATAAATGGACATCTTGCTTTCAATGAGCCGGAGGATATAACACCAGAAGAATTTGCAGAAAGAACTACTAGAGTACTTGAAATTTCACGAGAGACTAGAACAATAAATGCAGTTGGTGACTT
The genomic region above belongs to Clostridium swellfunianum and contains:
- a CDS encoding glucosamine-6-phosphate isomerase produces the protein MHDYFKKTSIELGIGAKINVLKLGDSGEVFYEMALEMVNAIVENNALDKNTVFICPVGPVGQYPIFVRLVNFHDISLKNVWFINMDEYLDEEKQWISIKHKLSFRGFMNREVYSKIKPELLMAEEQRIFPDPNNLKNISDTINKLGGVDICFGGIGINGHLAFNEPEDITPEEFAERTTRVLEISRETRTINAVGDLNGAIDAMPKYCVTIGMKEILSAKKIRLYCFRDWHRAVVRQAAYGEISAHFPVTLVQNHPDAKITINSNAAEQAF